Proteins from one Gasterosteus aculeatus chromosome 11, fGasAcu3.hap1.1, whole genome shotgun sequence genomic window:
- the adap2 gene encoding arf-GAP with dual PH domain-containing protein 1 isoform X1: MKSRGNDHAKAVYEKAVPAYYYRPREKDCVILREQWILAKYQRKEFTGETKYPPVSYTAGFYEGMLWKKGKDNAQFFKRKFVLSQREFTLSYYNKENESKGPKAVISIKDLNITFQPEKIGHAHGLQITFQDGNHTRNLYVYHESAQEIVTWFNAIRAARYAYFKTAYPTGSDKELIPKLTRNYLKEGYMEKTGPSRKETFKKRWFTLDSQNRKLLYFKGQLDAEELGVIFIGTESKGYSVKECDQMHARGNKWKYGVAVGTPRRQYLFMCEQEGEQREWLDALRQVLSRPMAPQDYTIESNISY; this comes from the exons ATGAAGTCCAGAGGGAATGACCACGCCAAAGCTGTGTATGAGAAGGCTGTTCCTGCGTACTACTATCGACCCCGGGAAAAGGACTGTGT AATCTTAAGGGAGCAGTGGATTCTGGCCAAATATCAAAGGAAGGAATTCACGGGAGAAACAAAGTATCCACCTGTTTCATACACTGCAG GTTTCTACGAGGGGATGCTGTGGAAGAAAGGTAAAGACAACGCCCAATTTTTTAAGAGGAAGTTTGTGCTGTCGCAGCGGGAATTCACCCTGTCTTACTACAACAAGGAAAAC GAGTCCAAAGGCCCAAAAGCTGTAATCTCCATCAAGGACCTAAACATCACCTTCCAGCCGGAGAAGATTGGTCATGCTCACGGGCTGCAGATCACCTTCCAAGACGGCAACCACACCAGGAACCTCTATGTTTATCACGAGAGCGCCCAG GAAATAGTGACATGGTTCAACGCCATTCGTGCTGCTCGCTATGCCTACTTCAAGACCGCGTAcccgacaggaagtgacaaagaA CTGATACCAAAGTTAACAAGGAACTACCTCAAAGAGGGATACATGGAAAAGACGGGGCCGTCG cGGAAGGAGACGTTCAAAAAAAGATGGTTCACTTTGGACTCTCAAAACAGGAAGTTGCTGTACTTCAAAGGACAACTA GACGCGGAGGAGTTGGGGGTCATTTTCATCGGCACAGAGAGCAAGGGTTACTCTGTAAAGGAGTGCGATCAAATGCATGCTCGGGGGAACAAGTGGAAGTACGGCGTCGCGGTGGGAACGCCCCGGCGACAATATCTCTTCATGTgcgagcaggagggagagcagagagagtgGCTGGACGCCCTCAGACAGGTGCTCTCCAGGCCCATGGCCCCGCAGGATTACACCA TTGAATCCAATATTAGTTATTAA
- the adap2 gene encoding arf-GAP with dual PH domain-containing protein 1 isoform X2, whose product MSNLSRNQKELLELLKLAVNSRCADCAAPDPGWASYKLGVFVCLTCSGIHSGLSSRVKSIKLDSWEDEQVEFMKSRGNDHAKAVYEKAVPAYYYRPREKDCVILREQWILAKYQRKEFTGETKYPPVSYTAGFYEGMLWKKGKDNAQFFKRKFVLSQREFTLSYYNKENESKGPKAVISIKDLNITFQPEKIGHAHGLQITFQDGNHTRNLYVYHESAQEIVTWFNAIRAARYAYFKTAYPTGSDKELIPKLTRNYLKEGYMEKTGPSRKETFKKRWFTLDSQNRKLLYFKGQLDAEELGVIFIGTESKGYSVKECDQMHARGNKWKYGVAVGTPRRQYLFMCEQEGEQREWLDALRQVLSRPMAPQDYTIESNISY is encoded by the exons ATGTCGAACCTTTCCCGAAACCAGAAGGAGTTGCTGGAGCTTTTGAAGCTGGCGGTCAACAGTCGGTGCGCAGACTGCGCAGCTCCGG ATCCAGGGTGGGCGTCCTACAAACtgggtgtttttgtgtgtctgactTGCTCCGGGATCCATTCCGGCCTGTCCAGCCGGGTCAAATCCATAAAGCTGGACTCCTGGGAGGATGAACAAGTGGAG TTCATGAAGTCCAGAGGGAATGACCACGCCAAAGCTGTGTATGAGAAGGCTGTTCCTGCGTACTACTATCGACCCCGGGAAAAGGACTGTGT AATCTTAAGGGAGCAGTGGATTCTGGCCAAATATCAAAGGAAGGAATTCACGGGAGAAACAAAGTATCCACCTGTTTCATACACTGCAG GTTTCTACGAGGGGATGCTGTGGAAGAAAGGTAAAGACAACGCCCAATTTTTTAAGAGGAAGTTTGTGCTGTCGCAGCGGGAATTCACCCTGTCTTACTACAACAAGGAAAAC GAGTCCAAAGGCCCAAAAGCTGTAATCTCCATCAAGGACCTAAACATCACCTTCCAGCCGGAGAAGATTGGTCATGCTCACGGGCTGCAGATCACCTTCCAAGACGGCAACCACACCAGGAACCTCTATGTTTATCACGAGAGCGCCCAG GAAATAGTGACATGGTTCAACGCCATTCGTGCTGCTCGCTATGCCTACTTCAAGACCGCGTAcccgacaggaagtgacaaagaA CTGATACCAAAGTTAACAAGGAACTACCTCAAAGAGGGATACATGGAAAAGACGGGGCCGTCG cGGAAGGAGACGTTCAAAAAAAGATGGTTCACTTTGGACTCTCAAAACAGGAAGTTGCTGTACTTCAAAGGACAACTA GACGCGGAGGAGTTGGGGGTCATTTTCATCGGCACAGAGAGCAAGGGTTACTCTGTAAAGGAGTGCGATCAAATGCATGCTCGGGGGAACAAGTGGAAGTACGGCGTCGCGGTGGGAACGCCCCGGCGACAATATCTCTTCATGTgcgagcaggagggagagcagagagagtgGCTGGACGCCCTCAGACAGGTGCTCTCCAGGCCCATGGCCCCGCAGGATTACACCA TTGAATCCAATATTAGTTATTAA